In Spodoptera frugiperda isolate SF20-4 chromosome 12, AGI-APGP_CSIRO_Sfru_2.0, whole genome shotgun sequence, a single window of DNA contains:
- the LOC118262364 gene encoding succinate--CoA ligase [ADP-forming] subunit beta, mitochondrial, whose protein sequence is MATLLPRPLGLAQTLLLKNGSKLLVASLNHPSQQQVRNLNVHEYISYTLLRDHGIPVPKFHVATTADEVVKFAKELNTKDIVLKAQVLAGGRGRGFFKSGLQGGVKMVDSPETAGKLASQMLNQLLVTKQTGAAGRICNKVMVTERKFPRREFYIAIMMERSFNGPVIIASSQGGVNIEDVAATNPDAITYEPIDIKLGIQDDQITRVLKKIGLETAEAHDMVKRMYDLFLKKDALLIEVNPYAEDAITGKFFCLDAKFRFDDNADYRQKELFSLRDLTQEDPKEVKAAKHNLNYIALDGTIGCMVNGAGLAMATMDIIKLHGGDPANFLDVGGGATAQAVAEAFSIILLDPAVTAILVNIFGGIMRCDVIAEGIVTAAKNLNIQLPVIVRLQGTKVNEARKLIAESGLRLVPRDDLDEAAQLVVQLAEIVTLAKKAGVEVKFDIPKYMMEK, encoded by the exons ATGGCGACTCTACTTCCCCGTCCTTTAGGTCTTGCCCAAACTCTTCTGTTGAAAAATGGAAGTAAG CTATTGGTTGCATCTCTAAATCATCCTAGTCAACAACAAGTCCGTAACTTGAATGTCCATGAGTACATAAGCTACACATTGTTGCGTGATCATGGCATTCCTGTACCCAAGTTCCATGTGGCTACCACAGCCGATGAAGTTGTCAAGTTTGCCAAAGAACTCAACACTAAGGACATTGTGCTCAAAGCTCAG GTACTTGCTGGAGGCAGAGGAAGAGGTTTCTTCAAAAGTGGTCTACAGGGTGGAGTCAAAATGGTTGATTC ACCCGAAACTGCTGGCAAGTTAGCAAGCCAAATGCTGAACCAGCTACTGGTTACGAAACAGACTGGTGCTGCGGGTCGCATCTGCAACAAGGTCATGGTGACAGAGCGCAAGTTCCCACGCAGAGAGTTCTACATCGCCATCATGATGGAACGCAGCttcaat GGTCCTGTCATCATTGCATCATCTCAAGGTGGTGTTAACATCGAGGATGTTGCAGCTACAAACCCTGACGCCATCACCTATGAACCCATTGATATCAAACTTGGTATCCAAGATGATCAGATCACACGCGTTTTGAAAAAG aTCGGTTTAGAAACTGCGGAAGCACATGATATGGTGAAAAGGATGTATGATCTGTTCCTGAAGAAAGATGCGCTTCTGATTGAGGTCAACCCTTATGCTGAAGATGCTATTACTGGAAAAT TCTTCTGCTTGGATGCTAAGTTCCGATTCGACGACAATGCAGACTACAGACAAAAAGAACTGTTCAGTTTGAGAGATCTTACACAAGAAGATCCCAAGGAAGTTAAAGCTGCCAAACATAACTTGAACTACATTGCACTTGATG GTACTATTGGGTGCATGGTGAATGGTGCTGGGTTAGCCATGGCTACTATGGACATTATCAAGTTGCATGGCGGCGACCCTGCTAACTTCTTGGACGTCGGTGGTGGCGCTACCGCGCAAGCTGTAGCg GAAGCCTTCAGCATCATCCTGTTGGATCCAGCTGTGACTGCTATCCTGGTGAACATTTTCGGAGGTATCATGAGGTGTGACGTTATTGCCGAGGGTATCGTGACGGCTGCCAAGAACCTTAACATCCAACTGCCCGTCATTGTCCGTCTTCAG GGTACAAAAGTGAATGAGGCGAGAAAACTGATAGCAGAATCTGGACTCCGTCTGGTGCCACGTGATGACCTTGACGAAGCTGCCCAGCTTGTGGTACAGCTCGCCGAGATTGTGACTCTCGCTAAGAAGGCCGGAGTTGAGGTGAAATTTGACATCCCTAAGTATATGATGGAGAAGTAA
- the LOC118262252 gene encoding transcription termination factor 5, mitochondrial yields MQCLLMNSKRSHLFCLLFRSRRYLRSSATNVETINNVKSLSKYLNLSESKAHYLCMKHPILTKMNNDNLESLIKTVNELGFPSHSLIEEPTLFAILPVTLKFRYKVLNECGIQNISMSTLSSYLKIIKQMKVGELKSLEYLHPYINVENRLASYMTQWPTSLTSSISEDIENSTLYVLRLKIIQRYLELVLDLTNDEFYRGVNTYPTIKHRPLEHINETLKILQLQIMIPNHKIKSNLYLIHADPENLKNIICNFRSIGGIDIKEIIRMHPKLAARNCSTMIEIRNILEEYGISSEAQRRCFSIYTLAPETIRERIEQAKNIPEFSTLINHPRFLKMIYYNTTAIKRLNKLYSNNKKCVSLNVLSGSSAHYEIFEKAPGDRLGKGKDLLFWISQSFGKKFNMTQIRNIIKRHPYWINTPVLQVKSVYDHLSTQFSDQDIYENCPILLYPWKKIYAALDIIERKLIQEQIPTFQDNFSYRSLSKTQKLSLVLYLLEKKHYFSGNGVWAEEKNKNSDKLDEKKLISNQI; encoded by the coding sequence atgcaGTGCCTACTCATGAATTCAAAAAGGAGTCATTTATTTTGTCTTCTATTCAGAAGTAGAAGATACTTGCGAAGCAGTGCAACGAATGTGGAAACTATTAATAATGTGAAAAGCTTAAGTAAATATCTAAACCTAAGTGAGAGTAAAGCACACTATTTATGTATGAAACATcctattttaacaaaaatgaacAATGACAACCtcgaaagtttaattaaaactgtaaaTGAATTGGGATTCCCTTCCCACTCGCTAATTGAGGAGCCTACACTTTTCGCAATTTTGCCTGTGACCTTAAAGTTTCGATACAAAGTATTGAATGAATGTGGAATCCAGAATATATCCATGTCAACCTTATCATCAtacttgaaaataattaaacaaatgaaaGTAGGAGAATTGAAATCCTTGGAGTACTTACACCCTTACATAAATGTTGAAAATAGACTTGCAAGCTACATGACCCAGTGGCCGACATCTCTTACCTCTTCAATTTCTGAAGATATTGAGAACTCAACATTATATGTGTTACGCCTGAAAATTATACAGAGATATCTAGAGCTTGTGTTGGACCTTACAAACGATGAGTTTTACAGAGGTGTTAACACCTATCCTACTATCAAACATCGGCCATTAGAACATATCaatgaaacattaaaaattctACAACTACAAATTATGATACCTAATCATAAAATCAaatctaatttatatttgataCATGCTGATCCAGAAAATTTAAagaatataatttgtaattttcgATCAATTGGTGGAATTGATATCAAAGAAATTATACGAATGCATCCTAAATTGGCTGCTAGAAATTGTAGCACTATGATAGAAATAAGAAACATTTTAGAAGAATATGGTATTAGCAGTGAGGCGCAGAGAAgatgttttagtatttatacTCTAGCTCCAGAAACAATAAGAGAAAGAATAGAACAAGCAAAGAATATACCTGAGTTCAGTACATTGATAAACCATCCCAGATTCCTGAAAATGATATATTACAACACAACAGCAATAAAGAGACTGAATAAGCTGtacagtaataataaaaaatgtgtcagTTTAAATGTACTGTCTGGAAGTTCAGCACACtatgaaatatttgaaaaggcTCCTGGTGATAGGCTAGGAAAGGGAAAAGATTTATTGTTTTGGATATCTCAATCATTTGGAAAGAAATTTAATATGACACAAATTCGTAACATAATCAAAAGACATCCTTACTGGATAAACACACCAGTACTTCAAGTTAAATCTGTGTATGATCATCTTTCTACTCAATTTTCTGATCaagatatttatgaaaattgccCTATACTATTATATCCTTGGAAGAAAATATATGCAGCACTTGATATTATAGAACGGAAACTAATACAAGAACAAATACCTACATTTCAAGATAATTTTAGTTATAGGTCATTGAGCAAGACTCAAAAATTAAGTttagttctttatttattagagaagaaacattatttttcaggGAATGGAGTATGGgctgaagaaaaaaataaaaattcagacAAATTAGatgaaaagaaattaattagtaaccaaatataa
- the LOC118262361 gene encoding uncharacterized protein LOC118262361, translated as MAKSKTGLFALGFFIAASLFVIISFISPYWLVTDGKLKNPKFIKIGLWEVCFNGFEEVHHWYDTVFTGCWWIFEEEYYIIHDVLLPGFFIATQFFFTITMCCVILSMFLSYLYMKKDRDDDKYLTLLVTLGTVLVIGGFSGIISVVTFGARGDGRDWMPNWEHNDLGWAFALGVVGVVLLFPAGILFLVEARVQKYKRLHEMQSREPSSYTMHERKVGYAGGHTDI; from the exons ATGGCTAAATCTAAAACAGGGCTATTTGCCCTGGGGTTCTTCATAGCCGCATCATTATTTGtgataatttcttttattagtCCTTATTGGCTAGTAACAGACGGCAAACTTAAGAATCCAAAGTTTATAAAAATTG GCTTATGGGAAGTGTGCTTCAATGGTTTTGAAGAGGTACATCATTGGTATGACACTGTATTTACTGGTTGCTGGTGGATATTCGAAGAGGAATACTACATCATTCACGATGTACTTCTACCGGGTTTCTTCATAGCAACACAATTCTTTTTTACCATCACCATGTGTTGTGTTATTTTGTCAATGTTTTTGTCTTACCTGTACATGAAGAAAGACAGAGATGATGACAAATACCTCACCCTGCTGGTCACTTTGGGCACAGTTCTTGTTATTGGAG GGTTCTCTGGAATTATTTCTGTGGTGACTTTTGGTGCCCGGGGTGATGGACGTGACTGGATGCCTAACTGGGAACACAATGACCTGGGTTGGGCATTTGCTCTTGGAGTTGTAGGTGTTGTCCTACTTTTCCCTGCCGGAATACTTTTCTTAGTAGAAGCAAGAGTACAAAAGTACAAGAGACTTCATGAAATGCAGAGCAGGGAACCATCATCTTATACTATGCATGAGAGGAAGGTTGGGTATGCTGGTGGACATACTGACATATAG
- the LOC118262360 gene encoding uncharacterized protein LOC118262360, with amino-acid sequence MTAADNEYPKASNATLIGASLTYIAGLFLLLSFAGPYWIESYPEMFSSFKHMGLWEYCFDRFRFPSYQFDKLFHGCHYIFSEEFYVIREWLLPGWLMAVQSFVTMALILSFSSQVLLACVIVRWPLRTVLRYEWIFVTSAFIMVAIASVFLFLAVAIFGGNCYRRDWLLYPSFNVLSWSYAFAVVAFILFGAAAILLYLESRKLYELRLEAKNLVAQMQHSQPEHALHQLRDQLQQQRQMGYM; translated from the exons ATGACGGCCGCGGACAATGAGTATCCTAAGGCTTCAA ACGCAACTCTCATCGGAGCCAGCCTAACGTACATCGCTGGCCTATTTCTGCTGCTATCATTTGCCGGTCCCTATTGGATCGAGTCGTATCCCGAAATGTTTTCAAGTTTCAAACACATGGGCCTATGGGAATACTGTTTCGACCGTTTTCGCTTCCCTTCATACCAGTTTGACAAACTGTTTCATGGGTGCCACTACATCTTTAGTGAG GAATTTTATGTGATCCGAGAATGGTTGCTTCCTGGGTGGTTAATGGCAGTGCAGTCATTTGTGACCATGGCTCTGATATTGTCATTCTCATCCCAAGTGTTGCTGGCGTGTGTCATAGTGAGATGGCCACTCCGCACCGTGCTGCGTTATGAATGGATCTTTGTCACTTCCGCTTTCATCATGGTGGCTATTGCAA GCGTGTTCTTGTTTCTGGCAGTAGCCATATTTGGTGGGAACTGCTACCGTCGTGACTGGCTGCTGTACCCCTCATTCAATGTTCTGTCGTGGTCATACGCTTTTGCTGTAGTTGCTTTCATCTTGTTCG GAGCGGCAGCGATACTCTTGTATTTGGAATCCCGAAAGCTTTATGAACTGCGTTTGGAAGCAAAGAATTTGGTAGCTCAGATGCAACACAGTCAGCCTGAACATGCTCTGCACCAGTTGCGCGACCAGTTGCAGCAACAGCGTCAAATGGGTTACATGTAA
- the LOC118262362 gene encoding uncharacterized protein LOC118262362 has protein sequence MKNRSLAGNCGIGVFVIALVTVALAFGTPSWLVSDSRIRGAKLDRLGLWSHCFRSLPDPLDQYQRRFFVGCRWVYDPFTTGYDKIRGYLLPGFMIATQFFFTLCLLGVLISTILVLMFFLCCGPDQNRFVTLIKSIGYIMLAAGICGVIAVIVFASLGNTDGWMPDHPNNYLGWSFGLGVVGSVACLVTAALFLTESNIQAKKRNKMKESQARFELEYETKA, from the exons ATGAAGAATAGAAGTTTGGCCGGTAATTGTGGCATTGGCGTGTTTGTCATTGCCCTTGTTACTGTGGCATTGGCATTCGGTACGCCCAGTTGGTTGGTCAGCGACTCCAGAATAAGAGGCGCCAAATTAGATAG ATTGGGATTATGGAGTCACTGCTTCAGATCGCTGCCAGATCCTCTCGATCAATACCAAAGACGATTCTTCGTTGGATGTCGTTGGGTGTACGACCCCTTCACCACAGGATATGACAAGATCCGTGGATATTTACTACCTG GTTTCATGATAGCGACACAGTTTTTCTTCACATTGTGTCTGCTAGGAGTTTTGATATCTACAATACTGGTATTGATGTTCTTCCTATGTTGCGGACCAGATCAAAACAGATTTGTGACTCTGATAAAGAGTATTGGATATATTATGTTAGCTGCAG gTATATGTGGAGTAATTGCAGTTATAGTGTTTGCATCATTGGGAAACACAGATGGCTGGATGCCAGATCATCCCAACAATTATTTAG GCTGGTCCTTTGGTTTGGGTGTCGTCGGTTCCGTGGCGTGTTTAGTCACCGCTGCCCTCTTCCTGACCGAGTCTAACATCCAAGCAAAGAAACGTAACAAGATGAAAGAATCTCAAGCTCGATTTGAGTTAGAGTACGAAACGAAAGCATAA